In one window of Astyanax mexicanus isolate ESR-SI-001 chromosome 18, AstMex3_surface, whole genome shotgun sequence DNA:
- the LOC111192758 gene encoding uncharacterized protein LOC111192758, producing the protein MDPRWRSRPLPIVAQSGNFCFRTCRVSPWQGEDPAACEEPQPCQPGFLEMKPRAHIKKCTEGQLEGLLPTSHPESPLPSTTPERDDCKALVVVAEAEPLNTLNTAGPVAQCEEARITSLTTTHHPETFSQSGIDVLVVVAEAGPSHRLDTNSTEPESEPVPVAQAEEDLESSVEVVVESIETAPKNKRRRLQRCLRLWRSTASTFLSCFPCRVKRSNKNREDK; encoded by the exons ATGGATCCCCGGTGGAGGAGCAGACCTCTTCCAATAGTG GCGCAGTCAGGAAACTTTTGTTTCAGGACTTGTCGTGTGTCTCCG TGGCAGGGTGAAGATCCAGCCGCCTGTGAGGAGCCCCAGCCGTGTCAGCCCGGGTTCCTCGAGATGAAGCCGAGGGCCCACATTAAGAAG TGCACAGAAGGTCAGCTGGAGGGACTCCTTCCCACCTCCCACCCAGAGTCTCCATTGCCTTCAACAACACCTGAAAG GGATGACTGTAAGGCTCTGGTGGTGGTTGCGGAGGCAGAACCCTTGAACACGCTGAACACTGCTGGTCCagttgcacag TGTGAGGAAGCCCGGATCACGTCCCTCACCACCACCCACCACCCGGAGACATTCAGCCA gTCAGGGATCGATGTCCTGGTGGTGGTTGCAGAGGCGGGTCCCTCTCACAGGCTGGACACCAACAGCACCGAGCCTGAGTCTGAGCCAGTGCCagttgcacag GCTGAGGAGGATCTGGAGAGCAGCGTGGAGGTCGTGGTGGAGAGCATAGAAACAGCTCCCAAAAACAAG AGACGACGGCTACAGCGCTGTCTGAGACTCTGGAGGAGCACAGCCTCTACCTTCCTCTCCTGCTTTCCTTGTAGGGTTAAGAGATCTAACAAAAATAGAGAGGATAAATAG